The proteins below are encoded in one region of Winogradskyella helgolandensis:
- a CDS encoding DUF4412 domain-containing protein yields MKTQNKHLGTIRLILVLVLVVFLMPNANAQFFKKLKNRVEEKVENAVIEKAANKASEKATKSMDKAFDTNPFGGSKEKADASLVADSYDFTWKYSLKMTTKEGEMVFDYYLKPGASYFGFTTAVMESMFTVMDNENKVTVMFMESEGNNIGMVNQMPELDIEEENNELDQFKFEVLPEKTVNGFNCKGVKATNEEYEMVMYFTNETEVSFDDIFKNKTTKIPAQLKDYFDPNEKTLMISMDMQNLKKKQESATMECIGLEDVKRNMEKSDYKFM; encoded by the coding sequence CGTTTAATTCTTGTTTTGGTGCTTGTGGTCTTTTTAATGCCAAATGCCAATGCTCAATTTTTTAAAAAGCTAAAAAACCGCGTAGAGGAAAAAGTAGAAAATGCAGTTATTGAAAAAGCGGCTAATAAAGCTTCTGAAAAAGCTACAAAATCTATGGATAAGGCTTTTGATACTAATCCTTTTGGCGGCAGCAAAGAAAAAGCAGATGCGTCGCTAGTTGCCGACTCTTATGATTTTACTTGGAAATATTCATTGAAAATGACGACCAAAGAAGGCGAAATGGTTTTTGATTATTATTTAAAACCTGGCGCTTCTTATTTTGGATTTACTACTGCAGTCATGGAAAGTATGTTTACAGTTATGGATAATGAGAACAAGGTAACAGTAATGTTCATGGAATCCGAAGGCAATAATATAGGTATGGTAAACCAAATGCCAGAGTTAGATATTGAAGAAGAAAATAACGAATTAGACCAATTTAAATTTGAAGTGCTACCAGAAAAAACAGTAAATGGTTTTAACTGCAAAGGAGTTAAAGCTACTAATGAGGAGTATGAAATGGTCATGTATTTCACTAACGAAACTGAAGTGAGTTTTGATGATATTTTCAAAAACAAAACCACTAAAATACCAGCACAGCTTAAAGATTATTTTGATCCTAATGAGAAAACACTAATGATTTCTATGGATATGCAAAATTTAAAAAAGAAACAAGAAAGCGCAACGATGGAGTGTATTGGCTTGGAGGACGTGAAACGGAACATGGAAAAGTCGGATTATAAATTCATGTAA
- a CDS encoding DUF7619 domain-containing protein produces the protein MKSKLLISIGLCLLVNVLEAQVQKVETYLVGTKVTYYPNQCGNTIAEAQGKVTFCDSQNNLGVVEASYGLNYRAIRKMVPNYYNDDEVFVTQAGISIKKTDGTWQNIPNFVIPRTTTNSADARRAVIDHTGKLFFFHGFNFGLHYLDLTTNTFHLLSYDTATGGSVSNYTNSFAYDSSTNTTYIVAVSGGSYKIYKHENDTLSLLGNLPTTVTGENSESTLLFANDALYYGTTTGLYKLNKSTIAIEESYLTDTSQYIVNVQDVADDGNGNLWLANLTGTNGVIYKFNMATEAIAAFQLAKTPTQNYSFNNLDIDNNGKVWATAHNLSGFVELEPDETNPIWTIRTLDDMAALGFKMTYSPSEVYKYNNKIYIMTTSNTSSSADINYEAIVDDNGVWIGITDDEPNNLSDKMLNRYYFAYPDADGMWFYDYYDGGILSYVSNTDEFRKQYNLGGTSSFILDVDGNPIINYQTLKKVYMPYVANLPSHGSSAITQYHRYKDQIWMFSNSARKIFVYKYNQLIQTFNLDETTYSNWYDFTPDINGNAFFAKNVGSGIEFKKFDTTTQTTTTFISTVSLGSVKELIPLPNGNVAVICSSGIFLFDGTTLKNIGVNDFSALYNIVAGVSDINGKIWMLTNDSARLISIENPEDSTPVFSSIQIEGGSGLIPYNSFYRPKVLAIDANGAFWSHASTKWMKITTDNTAPQFLNEGVTYGITGNVYMDINENNQFDVDEGYPNQKLALKTSTGAIYELYTRADGSYYFPYFEGIGTYDITLPVLSPYVVAPERQRISNVTDLNADTNVTDIQLQPKNIESLLIKSSAKQGAWAFTRSNFENTFTTAIGNLSYTKAFNNVDFDFVFFNIEEGTNNILPAIDEVKITRLQPLQPFHIIDNLTIEPRSHKWTPNVDPSTYSSTILSLTPVITTVADTTKVSFTLPQISPLDTYVLEIKTELFTPANNGAVVSYGVGKTASDDFGDGSPEMNVVELIPREPDGGQGLPELGGPYRTPEEIYEEPPYEERKDIYSDGPYNTPIRSSYDPNDKLVNPGVPDAINEIPLYEKWLTYTIRFQNEGNFSAKDVFVVDSLDQKFDKYSLTLLESSHPLSIETIKSGDENIVKFNFNDIYLDYTANDELASQGYIKYMIKAKDDVVVDDIMENRAAIYFDQNEPIITNLTQNKYVEVVLNVNQFDSDNHSVKLWPNPVDTMVNIKLTEALPFRVSVHNLLGQEVQSNTNFKTNHLLDVSALNTGIYLLTATTENGDAQSIKFIKN, from the coding sequence ATGAAATCAAAATTACTTATCAGTATAGGCTTATGTCTTCTAGTTAATGTTTTAGAAGCACAAGTGCAAAAAGTAGAAACTTACCTCGTAGGTACAAAAGTGACCTATTATCCTAACCAATGTGGCAATACGATAGCTGAGGCTCAGGGCAAAGTCACTTTTTGTGACAGTCAGAATAACTTGGGAGTGGTAGAAGCCAGTTACGGGCTTAATTATAGAGCTATTAGAAAAATGGTCCCTAATTACTATAACGATGACGAAGTGTTTGTAACACAAGCGGGAATTTCAATAAAAAAAACCGATGGTACTTGGCAAAACATTCCAAACTTTGTGATACCAAGAACAACAACTAATTCTGCAGACGCTAGAAGAGCAGTTATAGACCATACAGGGAAATTATTCTTTTTTCATGGGTTTAATTTTGGTTTGCATTATTTAGACCTAACCACGAATACATTTCATTTATTATCCTATGATACAGCAACTGGTGGAAGCGTGAGTAATTACACCAATTCATTTGCTTATGATAGTAGTACAAACACCACTTATATTGTTGCAGTATCTGGTGGATCTTATAAAATTTATAAACATGAAAACGATACCTTAAGTCTTCTCGGAAATTTACCAACAACGGTTACTGGAGAAAATAGTGAAAGCACGCTACTCTTTGCTAATGATGCCTTGTATTATGGAACCACTACAGGCTTATATAAATTAAATAAAAGCACGATTGCCATAGAGGAATCCTACTTAACGGATACATCTCAATATATTGTAAATGTACAGGACGTTGCTGATGATGGAAATGGAAATCTATGGTTGGCAAATTTAACAGGTACAAATGGTGTTATATATAAATTTAATATGGCAACTGAAGCTATTGCTGCGTTTCAATTAGCAAAAACACCAACACAAAATTATTCTTTTAACAATTTAGACATTGATAATAATGGAAAGGTTTGGGCAACAGCTCATAATTTATCCGGTTTTGTGGAATTAGAACCTGATGAAACCAATCCTATTTGGACTATAAGAACCTTAGACGATATGGCCGCTTTAGGTTTTAAAATGACCTATTCACCTTCAGAAGTATATAAATACAATAACAAGATTTATATTATGACGACTAGTAATACGTCATCTTCAGCCGATATTAATTACGAAGCTATTGTTGATGATAATGGAGTTTGGATTGGTATAACTGACGACGAGCCCAACAACCTTTCTGATAAAATGTTGAATAGATATTATTTTGCTTATCCAGATGCTGATGGTATGTGGTTTTACGACTATTATGATGGAGGCATATTGAGTTACGTTTCAAACACAGACGAGTTTAGAAAACAATATAATCTGGGAGGGACAAGCTCTTTCATTTTAGATGTTGATGGCAATCCAATAATCAATTACCAAACATTGAAAAAAGTGTATATGCCTTATGTAGCAAATTTACCAAGTCATGGCTCTAGTGCAATTACCCAATATCATAGATACAAAGATCAGATTTGGATGTTTAGTAATTCGGCTAGAAAAATTTTTGTTTATAAATATAATCAGTTGATACAAACATTTAATTTAGATGAAACTACTTATAGTAATTGGTACGATTTTACACCAGATATTAATGGTAATGCTTTTTTCGCAAAAAATGTGGGAAGTGGAATTGAATTTAAAAAGTTCGATACTACGACGCAAACCACAACAACTTTTATAAGTACCGTTAGTTTAGGAAGTGTTAAAGAATTAATACCATTACCAAATGGTAATGTCGCTGTTATTTGTTCAAGCGGTATCTTTTTGTTTGATGGAACAACATTAAAAAATATTGGTGTCAATGACTTTTCTGCATTATATAATATTGTTGCAGGAGTTTCAGACATTAATGGGAAGATTTGGATGTTAACCAATGATTCTGCTCGGTTGATTAGCATTGAAAACCCAGAAGATTCAACTCCTGTTTTTTCATCCATTCAAATAGAAGGTGGTTCAGGATTGATTCCATACAATTCTTTTTACAGACCAAAAGTATTGGCAATTGATGCCAATGGCGCATTTTGGTCGCATGCGTCCACCAAATGGATGAAAATCACAACCGATAATACAGCACCACAGTTTTTAAATGAGGGAGTCACTTATGGTATTACAGGAAATGTATATATGGACATCAATGAAAACAATCAATTTGATGTTGATGAAGGCTATCCGAATCAAAAATTAGCTTTAAAAACAAGTACAGGAGCCATTTATGAACTGTACACACGTGCAGATGGAAGCTATTATTTTCCTTATTTTGAAGGCATAGGAACTTATGATATTACGCTTCCTGTGTTAAGTCCATATGTAGTTGCACCAGAGCGTCAACGTATCTCAAATGTAACCGATTTAAATGCCGACACAAATGTTACTGATATTCAGCTTCAGCCGAAAAACATAGAATCACTTTTAATAAAATCATCAGCAAAACAAGGAGCTTGGGCATTTACACGTTCCAATTTCGAAAACACGTTTACCACGGCCATAGGGAATTTGTCTTATACTAAAGCATTTAATAATGTTGACTTTGATTTTGTCTTTTTCAATATCGAAGAAGGTACTAATAATATATTACCTGCAATTGATGAGGTAAAAATAACACGATTACAACCCTTACAACCGTTTCATATTATAGATAATCTCACCATTGAGCCTAGAAGCCATAAGTGGACACCTAATGTAGATCCAAGTACCTATTCTTCGACCATTTTATCTTTAACTCCAGTTATAACTACAGTTGCCGATACTACAAAAGTGTCTTTCACTTTGCCACAAATAAGCCCATTAGACACGTATGTGCTTGAAATTAAAACCGAATTATTTACACCAGCCAACAATGGGGCTGTGGTGAGTTATGGAGTAGGAAAAACGGCTAGTGATGATTTTGGTGATGGTTCACCAGAAATGAATGTTGTGGAGCTCATTCCAAGAGAGCCTGATGGAGGGCAAGGTTTGCCAGAGTTAGGTGGGCCTTATAGAACACCTGAAGAAATTTATGAAGAGCCACCATACGAGGAAAGAAAAGATATCTATTCCGACGGTCCTTACAATACACCAATCCGTTCTTCTTACGATCCTAATGATAAATTGGTAAATCCTGGGGTGCCAGATGCTATTAATGAAATTCCTTTATACGAAAAATGGTTGACGTATACCATACGTTTTCAAAATGAAGGTAATTTTTCAGCAAAAGATGTTTTTGTAGTAGATTCCTTAGATCAGAAATTTGATAAATATTCATTAACCCTGTTAGAGAGCTCACATCCATTATCTATCGAAACCATAAAATCGGGTGATGAGAATATTGTAAAATTCAACTTTAACGATATTTATTTAGACTACACGGCCAATGATGAATTGGCAAGTCAAGGCTATATAAAATACATGATTAAAGCCAAAGATGATGTTGTTGTCGATGATATTATGGAAAACAGAGCAGCAATTTATTTTGATCAGAATGAGCCTATTATTACCAATTTAACTCAAAACAAATATGTTGAGGTCGTACTAAATGTCAATCAATTTGATAGCGATAATCATAGCGTAAAATTATGGCCAAACCCTGTAGATACAATGGTAAATATTAAATTAACAGAAGCACTTCCGTTTCGTGTTAGTGTCCATAATTTATTAGGTCAAGAGGTACAATCCAATACTAACTTTAAAACAAATCATTTGTTGGATGTGTCAGCTTTAAATACAGGAATTTACCTTTTAACGGCAACTACTGAAAACGGAGATGCTCAATCTATAAAATTCATTAAAAACTAA
- a CDS encoding T9SS type A sorting domain-containing protein, with product MKKQLLILAFIQLSFMSFSQTTYTVNSSADLPDINLNDSFCGDSQGNCTLRAAIQNANKTSNKDSIEFDISGNAPFVITVTDVLPPIEQPLIIDGRTQLDYINSPIIEIDGSNLPLGKSGLQLIGTSTGSEIYGLSIGGFKRILEYPYSFGFGVYSNTGDHIFQSNYIGIKPDGTTINTNTGGGLYFNNTGGNVIGGTEPNQGNVISGNGVGGLTFEGSETNSAATNNLVQGNLIGTDASGTLNKGNRFNVQFLDAPNNILGGNSAGARNIISGSSASDDNTVGTGVALSGSESYGNLIIGNYIGTDITGTETISNVRAGVMVLFGANNNSIGTDEVGEGNIISGNGQYGIYFQGNTAGPVVSNSIKGNYIGVDVTGNSALPNQIGIMMLTGENNNNTIGGTTANAKNVISGNSVDGITIISGENNQILGNYIGTNASGTSAVANYAGIYLQDSNNSIGGSEVGSRNIISGNSIGIEISESTSSGSIVQGNYIGLNASGDDAIGNVTGISLSTSSTNSVIGGTDLLEGNIISGNSNIGLSLSGTSHTIQNNYIGLNPAGNGVIKNATEGLRLSGTLTGTLVLENTISGNGTISSQSKNVNFHGANDVHFMSNKVGTLPDGNTDVTNIGVGILLNNSSNNIIGGSTSNEGNTIGGHNLSGINVFFASNNNTFGYNHIGAGLDGITNIGNGLHGISITGANTGNTITNNIITNNQKGVELSPILGVSTQVTISENSMFNNSVLGIDLIGTTENDVEDADTGVNNLQNTPEISAIVDLGDDALEVTYSVPSPITNSVYPMVIEFFGATNGQGKFFIEADNYLEPGNKTVTLNLPTGYDVDDYLNIVATATDANGNTSEFGISTDSTLSIVQLADDTFKLYPNPVSDRLFIQSPASGSYDLELVNTLGQVILSQKNNKASIELEVSKLTNGLYFMNISSESGNSETIKFIKK from the coding sequence ATGAAAAAACAACTACTAATTCTGGCTTTTATTCAGCTTTCATTTATGTCATTTTCACAAACTACCTATACGGTTAACAGCTCAGCGGATTTGCCAGATATTAATCTCAACGATTCATTTTGTGGAGACTCCCAAGGTAACTGTACGTTGCGTGCAGCCATTCAAAACGCCAATAAAACAAGTAATAAAGATAGTATAGAATTTGATATTTCTGGAAATGCACCATTTGTGATTACGGTTACAGATGTATTACCTCCTATAGAACAACCACTTATTATAGACGGTAGAACACAATTAGATTATATCAACTCACCAATAATTGAAATCGACGGTAGTAACTTGCCGTTAGGTAAAAGTGGTTTGCAACTCATTGGTACTTCTACAGGAAGTGAAATTTACGGTCTAAGCATTGGCGGCTTTAAACGAATATTAGAATATCCATATAGTTTTGGTTTTGGCGTTTATTCAAATACAGGTGATCATATTTTTCAATCCAATTATATAGGGATTAAACCCGATGGTACCACTATTAATACTAATACTGGAGGTGGTTTGTATTTTAATAATACGGGAGGAAATGTGATTGGAGGCACGGAGCCTAATCAAGGCAATGTCATATCAGGAAATGGAGTAGGTGGACTCACTTTTGAAGGGTCTGAAACAAATTCGGCTGCAACAAATAATCTTGTTCAAGGCAATTTAATAGGTACGGATGCCTCCGGAACCTTAAATAAAGGAAATCGTTTTAATGTTCAGTTTTTAGATGCACCCAATAATATATTAGGAGGAAATTCTGCGGGAGCTCGTAATATTATTTCTGGGAGTAGTGCATCTGATGATAACACTGTAGGAACGGGAGTAGCGCTTTCAGGGTCCGAGTCTTATGGTAATTTAATTATAGGAAATTATATAGGTACAGATATTACAGGAACGGAAACTATTTCTAATGTTAGAGCTGGTGTTATGGTATTATTTGGAGCAAATAATAATAGTATTGGAACAGACGAAGTAGGTGAGGGAAATATAATCTCAGGCAATGGACAATACGGCATTTATTTTCAAGGAAACACAGCGGGACCTGTGGTTTCTAATAGTATAAAAGGCAATTATATAGGTGTAGATGTTACAGGTAACTCAGCATTGCCAAATCAAATAGGCATTATGATGCTTACAGGTGAGAATAACAATAATACTATTGGTGGAACAACAGCCAATGCTAAAAATGTGATTTCAGGAAACTCAGTAGATGGAATTACTATTATTAGTGGTGAAAATAATCAAATTCTAGGGAATTATATTGGCACAAATGCTTCAGGTACATCAGCAGTAGCTAATTATGCGGGTATTTATTTACAAGATAGTAATAATAGCATTGGTGGATCAGAAGTGGGTTCTAGAAATATTATTTCTGGTAACTCTATTGGAATAGAGATTTCAGAAAGCACATCGAGTGGGTCTATAGTGCAAGGGAATTATATAGGTTTAAACGCCTCAGGTGATGATGCCATTGGCAATGTTACAGGAATATCTTTATCAACGTCATCAACCAATAGTGTTATTGGTGGAACAGACCTTTTAGAAGGAAATATCATCTCAGGAAACAGCAATATTGGATTGTCTCTTTCGGGAACATCACACACCATTCAGAATAATTATATAGGCTTAAATCCTGCAGGAAATGGAGTCATAAAAAATGCAACGGAAGGATTAAGATTGTCTGGGACTTTAACAGGAACCCTAGTATTAGAAAACACAATTTCTGGTAATGGCACAATTTCAAGTCAATCTAAGAATGTCAACTTCCATGGAGCCAATGACGTTCATTTTATGAGTAATAAGGTAGGGACTTTACCAGATGGAAATACCGACGTCACAAATATTGGAGTTGGTATTTTATTGAATAACAGTAGTAACAACATTATTGGAGGAAGTACCTCTAATGAAGGGAATACTATTGGAGGTCATAATTTGAGTGGAATAAATGTATTCTTTGCCTCAAACAACAACACTTTTGGTTATAATCATATTGGTGCTGGTTTAGATGGAATTACCAATATTGGAAACGGTCTTCATGGGATTTCAATTACAGGTGCAAATACAGGTAATACAATTACAAATAATATCATAACAAACAACCAAAAAGGAGTTGAGCTAAGTCCTATTTTAGGTGTTTCTACTCAAGTAACAATTTCTGAGAATAGTATGTTTAACAATTCGGTTTTAGGAATTGATTTGATCGGCACCACAGAAAATGATGTGGAGGATGCAGATACCGGAGTTAACAATCTTCAAAACACACCAGAAATCAGTGCGATTGTAGATTTAGGTGACGATGCTTTAGAGGTGACATATTCAGTTCCGAGTCCTATAACGAATTCTGTTTATCCTATGGTGATTGAATTTTTTGGAGCAACAAATGGTCAGGGGAAATTTTTCATTGAGGCAGACAACTATCTTGAACCAGGAAATAAAACCGTTACATTAAACCTTCCTACCGGATATGATGTGGATGATTACCTCAATATTGTAGCAACAGCTACTGATGCGAACGGAAACACGTCAGAATTTGGAATTTCCACAGACTCTACATTGTCTATAGTGCAGTTGGCAGATGATACATTCAAACTATATCCAAACCCAGTTTCTGACCGGTTGTTTATTCAATCACCAGCTTCAGGAAGCTATGATTTAGAGTTGGTAAATACTTTGGGGCAGGTGATTTTAAGTCAAAAAAATAATAAGGCTTCAATAGAATTAGAGGTTTCAAAGTTAACTAATGGACTTTATTTTATGAATATTTCATCTGAAAGCGGCAATTCTGAAACCATAAAATTTATTAAAAAATAA